A window of Prionailurus bengalensis isolate Pbe53 chromosome E1, Fcat_Pben_1.1_paternal_pri, whole genome shotgun sequence genomic DNA:
TGGTGTCCCCAGTCGACGGAAGCACAGCCACCTTGGCGTCCTCAGGAGTACAGCCGGGAGacaccctcacccctccctgccagcccctgGCAAGGTGCCAGATGCGGCAGTTTCTACACAAGGTTACCTGTCTTCAGTCACTCGGCCCAGATGCCCTACACGTGGGGCGCACACGCACAACGGCCTTAGACCAGAAGCCGGCGACCTTTCTGACCACAGGGTTTCCTGCTTTGCTGGAGTTCCAAACCCGCCCTCTTCCCACCAGGACATAACAGGAGCGAAAGGCCCGATCCTCATCCCCGAAGACAcgcctcctgccccctgcccctctcctgatttCTGTCCTCCTCTGCCTGCCACCCGCACGGCCTCTGTTTCCAGGGATCAAAAAGTTGAGCAAACAGGAGTGTCAGCCGCACGGCACCATCAACGTAACTGATGCCTCGTACTAAGAATCACGTGCTTAGAAAAGGTTAAGGCGGCAGACCTTCCcgaatattttgccattttctttttttcggAAACACTGAACACTCCAGAGCAGCTCTGCCTTCATCAAACACGGCCCGGGAGCTGCCACTCGAGCCGGAACAACGGGCCCACAGCGCAAAGTCTGAAGGCCACTGTCTGAGTGGCTCCTATGGTCTGACGTTGCCAACAGGCCCCCGATAAGTCCAGCTGGCGGTCCAGCGCCGCCCGGGCAAGGTTCTCAGGGGCTGGAAGTGATAAGGAAAGCAGCCCCCCCGCGGTGTCTCCATGCCCTGGGCGGGGCTGCTGGAGGGCCACTTACCTTCTTGAAGAGCACAACCCCATCCTTGTCCAGCTGGTATTTGGAGAACACGTCGCTGTTGGACGTGATCCCAAAAGGTATGTCATCGATGGCCTCCGCTGCCAGCAGGAACTGCTTGGCAAAGTCCGACTCCACATCCTACAGAGAAGCAGCAGAGGTGGCCACTCACCCAAGCACTGAGGGTCCCGCCCGGGCCGCCAGCAGGACCGACAGGCAGTACCCAGACCACAGGGAACCTTTCCCCGACGACGGGGCGCAGTGCCGAAGCCTCTACCTTGAAGAAGCCGATGACGGTCACTTCGCTGGACTCCAGCAAGGCCTCCGCGGCGGCCCTGTCGGGCAGCGTGCTGGCGGCGGGGCCGGTGCGTTTCTTCAGCCAGTTCACGATGTCCTCAGCTTCTCTGCCAGCTGCACCCAAATACAGGCGGGTTCCGCTGAAAACCAGGGCCCACCCTCCCTGCCCGTTCTCTGAGCTCTCTGCCAAGACCGGGGCTCAACACTCTCCTTCCAGAAGAGGGACCTTGTCTACGCGCCTGTGCAAATCCTAGCACTAAGAACACTATTCTGTCTCTTGAGAAACCGGGACTGGGTGTGAAGCAGGGGAGACGCAGCGGCTGCCCCCAGGGTAGCAGAATCACGCCGCCGCCCCCTCCTCTAAGCCCTCTGCACTTTCTAAATCCCTTGACGCTTAAATTCATCAAACACACACTTTCCCCCAGGGGCCTCGCTCTAGGCTCCGTCATAATTAAAGATATGAtggaattcaaaaaataaaaaataaaaggctcgACCCCCGCCTTCCCCGAGCTCTAGCTGGCCTGGGACATGCGGGCCGCTCAGGGGTCCCTGTCCTCGGCCTGGCCCTCCCACACGCCTCCCAGACCAGCAAAATGAGAGCGATCAGGCTCCCGCACACCACCCAGAGCTGACAAACCGAAAAGGTAGAAGCCTGCTCCTCCTAGGACTGAGACCGAGGAGGGCCTTCCTCCCCTCAAAGCATCTGGCCACCTGGCCCGGCACGAGGAGGGTGCGAGGCTCGCTTAGAAGGATTCTCCTAAGTGGCAACGAGATGCTGACTCATCAGTTCCAGGTGGAGTTAGGAGCAGCTGTCTCATTCACCAAACCTAAGCGCGAGCAATGGGACCGTGGGAACTCTGCACTTCCTGTCCTGGGAGCGAACCCAGGCAAACGTGTGAACAACAAGACAGCAGCCTAGTGAGAACACCAGAGCCGCAGACGTCAGAATCAACGAGGCCGCTCGAGAGCATTCTGACAGAAGAGCCACAGAACCGGTTCTGTGGACAAAAGTCTCTCCTCTTGTCCCGGTACCTACCAGGCTACAAAGGGGCCCAGGCCCCAGGAGGCAGCCTGAGGGGCCAGGCCTTGCACTTGAGCTCTGCCAGGACAGGTGAGTGATGCCAGCCTGTCACCCAGTGGCTCTCAGCCTCAGCCCTTGCCCTGGGGAAGGCCCTGGGCACTTGGCTTGGCACACCGGACAGTCCCAAATCGCTACACCTGTTGCTCCAAGTGGGCCCGAGGGCCCCAGCCTTCCTCCTCTCACTGGTCAACCTTAGGACAAGCCTCAGCTTGCCACCCGCCCCGGAAGGATGTCCCTCTCTACCTGACGCACTCTTCAGGGATGGGAGCACTTTCCTCACGAGAGCGTCAGAGGCTGGCTTCGACTGAGAACCCAGTCTGAGACCAGCTTCCCGCCTTGCCTCTGAAAGCGGGCCTCCCCACCTCTCAGGTCTCTCCCAAAGGCTGCAGGCACACCCCTGTctgcagggaagagaagggcgGTGCGGCAACCACACCTGTGTACTCTCTGGGGGCAGCGGTGTCTCCGTTCTTGAAGAACTTGATCGTAGGGTAGCCACGCACACCATACTGCTGAGCCAGATCGGACTCCTCGGTGGCATCTACCTTTGCCAGTCTGATCTCCGAGCCTTCCGCCTTCAGCCTGCCAGCTGCTTTGGCATACTCGGGGGCCAGAGCCTTGCAGTGGCCACACCATGGCGCATCTGGAAAAGAAACGGATGCTGGAAAGCAGTGTCGACCAAGTTCCACCGCTTCCCCCACCTTCTCCTGGCACTTCCTTCCATAAAAATCTTATCTACTCACCAAGATAACCCCCCTGAACCCACAGGGCTGAGCTGATAGCTTGACGCTCTTGGGCAATATTGGTACAGAGGCCACGAACGACAAACTGACACCAGACCCCAAGCTGCTTGGCACGGGACAAACGATGGGTGACTTCCCATCATCTGCAGGCAGTGAGGACGGTCACGTCTTTGGGATCTCCCAGAGAAGTCAAGAGGCCAGCGCCTCGGCACCTGTACGCTCAGCAAGACCTAGTGGTGAATGTGCAACGCACACCTGTGCACACCTGCCCCAAGACTCCCACTTAAAAGCGACTCTTTGCCAGCTCAGGTTAGCAGCTCTGGCGGGCTGGAGCTTTCCACCCCAGGTAGTGCTTACACACTTATAAACACAGACGGCGGTGCTGAGTCTGCGTGACAGCACTGCTAAAGCGAGCGGTATGGGGTTGAAGGTGGGGCGCTCTGGGATCAGTCCTGGGGGGCGGTCAGGGGGCTGGACCCCGGCGTGCTCCTCTGTATTGGTGGCAGCTCACACAAGGCTAACGGAGGGCCCCTGCCATGTGGACGTAAGGCACAAAGCATGTCCTGGCTGTCGGCCTGCGGCCAGCCTTGGGACCCGGCTCAAGCAGGAGGGATGCCCCCAGGACGTGGGCAGCGCGGGGACGCCGACAGCAGCTCTGCGCGCCTCACCAGCCCGGGACTGCGCCTCCTGAGGGGGGCTGGATGCTGACAGCCCCGGAGACCCCCGCCCGTCCCGCCGGCCCCCCCCCGCGTCCCCGCCCCGCCACGGCGAGGCCCGGCCAGGCCGGCGGCACTCACAGAACTCCACCAGCAGGTACTTGTGGGCCGCCAGCGCCTCCTCGAAGTTGCCCTTGTGCAGCACCAGGACGTGGTCCTCCTCCTCCGGAGCGGCGGCGCCCGCGCGCGTCAGCACGGCCAGGGCCAGGCAGAGCAGAACGCGGCGCAGCATGTCGGCAGCGGGCGCGGCGCTTCGGTTGGCGCCGCCGGGACAGCGAGGCCACGAGAGCGCGCGCCGGCCGCCCCGCCCCTATAAGCCCGGCCGCCGCCGCGCGCGCGCCCGCCTGCGCCCACTCTCGATTGGCTGGCGGGCTCCGGGGCCCACCTCCAAAGCGTTCGCATTGGCTGTCCGTTCTGGCCCCCGACCCCGGATTCGAAATCGCCGTGGGGGCTTCCCTCGCCCTCGCCCGAGATTGGCCGGGGAGCTCGCGCTCGCACTCTACCCGGTTTTTTCATTGGCTCCCCATGGAGAACTTTCTCTCCCTCGACTTGTGACTGGTGGCTTTCTCCTACACCTTCCGCGGGTCTGGAATGGCTGCTACCTTTGGAGGCCAGGATCTGCGGCTCCTGATTGGCCAAGAGATACGCGCACGCCCGCGCGATCCGTCGTCAAACGTGGCAGTGGGGCGGAGCTCCCGAGTGAAGGGCGGAGCTGCGTCTGCGCCTCTGAAACCCTTCGTGTTGCATTCTGATTGGACGGCTTGTCCTTAACTGACACCGCCCCCCCAGCTCTGCGAGTCGGAAGGTGAGCCTACGCAACTTCCGGTGCGCGTGAGGGTCGGGGGGTGCGTGCCGCGAGCCCAGCACCGCGGGGCtggcggggccggcggggccggcggggccggcggggctCGGCCGTCCCGGGCGGTGCCGGCGGCGGGTCGGGGACGCCGAGGCCGAACGTGATACGGCCGGAAGGCCGGCGAGGAGGCTCACCAGAACGGGCGCAGGAAGAGGGAGGTTGGGCCGCTGCAGCTGAGGGTCCAAAAGCGGGGGACTCGGGGTCCCGGGGGAGGCCGACTCGGGGGGCCGCGCACCTGCCTCCCCGCCGGCTGCCGATTCCTGCTGGCTGTCTGCGAGCCATCCCGGGCCCCTGGGCGCGCTGCCCTCCGCGGCGGTGACCACCTGGCACCGAGGCGACGGGAACTCCCGTAACTTTTTTATATTCAGATGTTGCGTTGGTATTTTGTATACGTTGGGCTAAATTAAAATGTTAGACTAGCttctagatattttaaaatatcgtTTGTGGCTCCCACCCTATTTTTGCTGGACGGCGCTGCTCTAGACTGATCCGCCGTCCCTTTCCGTCACTGCTCAAAGCCTCTGCCACCACGTCTGCCTTTCCCTGGcagcccgccccacccccacccctggaacAGACCGTTTGTCTCCAGGAAACCTTCCTCTTCATTTGTATTCGCTTTCTCTGTTGCGAAACGCCACCACCAGTAGCTTTGAGACTGCTCATCAATTTAATAACAtggcaggaagaagagaaacacgCCCACGTTAAATGTACACGTTGGCTGTAATAACATCCTCGTTTCAGAAATggtaagacagaaaaaaacacgCTTTCGTGCTTTTGAGAGTTCACATTTGTCGAGGGGTTGCTTTTGGAGGGGAGGGCATGTGTTCCTGTCTCTCCTGTGTGGGGCTGCCTCAACTGGTGTATGCACTCCTGAAGGTCAAGGCCgtgttctctgctcttcccccagtGCCAGGGGAGCAAGGTTCACAGAGGTGCTTGTACCTGCTGGCATCCGTGTCTTCACGGGGACAACTTGACAGGAGCTGGGACTTTGGGCATAGAAAGGCGGTCGACGTGTGCCTGGCAGGTGCCGGCCTGCGCCCCAGCTAggggggcatggggtgggggaagcccTGGCCTGGGGCTTCAACAGATGAACGACAGCTCTTGCTAACAATTGCGAGCGGAGTCCTCCCCCTCTGCTCTCTGGGTATGGGTGGGGATTGCCTCATTGCTGCACTATCTCCTAACGTTTTTACGATTGCCACAACCCTTGTTTTACAGACCGCGGGGCCTGATATAAGGGTTATTTGTATCCTGTCTAGATTTCGGAAGCGCTCGTGAGACCAGGGTTTAGGTGCCTAAAGAGTGGGGTTTGAGTTTCTTCTGCTGGGGACAGTGAAGAGATACAGATACCACGACGACGAGTTTGTGCCAGCACGGAGGCAGCTTCGCCCCAGAGCGTACAGTCCCGACAAAGATGAGAACGTTGGGATCAAGGGGAGAGTAAAGCAGACAGGGGTGCAGCGGCCGCGAATGAGCCTCCCTCTGGCCGAGTCTGCCTCCATGGCTGCAGCTGAGGGCGGCCGAAACGCACCTTGATGCGGGTGACTGGCCTCTGGCCTGACCCAGGCCCGGTATTCCGATACCTCAGCCGCACCAACGTGCCTTCGCCTCAGGATGCCTCTGCTCATCTTGAATTGGCCTCACGTATCAGCCCGTGCAGGAGCAGCAGAGCGGGGGTCTCAGCTGGAAGGAGGCCTGGTTTGGGGGAGGCCCGAGACCTCCTGTTTCTGTGGGGTTGGTCCCGGAACACAGGCTGGTTGACTGAACACCTCTGCAGGCCTCAGCTCTGAGGGGAGGCCCGGCTCCGTCTCATTCTTCCTAAGACCCTCTCACATACCTTCCAAAATCAGCTCCAGAGAGAGGCAGTGGGGCGTGTTCACCTtgtgccccaggccctgggccgGAATGTGCCCTGGGAGGTTGGTGCCCCACCTGCCCCTGTGGCTGTGTCTCTGGGGACCCACACAACTACAGGACATCCTCCAGGCGTCGCATTCCCCGGAGAAGTTGCCCATTAAATAGCAGATGTTTTGATAAATACCATTCTCAAAAGCAGAGTTCTCAGAATGAAACTGCCTTCCAACGCGTGATAGGGTTGGAAGGAGGGATAGGGTCGGATAGGGTGTGTGGAGGGAGTCGTGGCAGGTTCACGGACACCCCAGAAGTGCTCGCTGGGCCACTGAAATCCGACTAGGTTCCCGGTCAGGCACTATCCCGCGGTCCTCTTCCTGTGCGTGCTGGGGGCGAGGTGGTGAGCAtgcccccggggtgggggctgcaggcgTCCTGATCGTGGAGTGGGAGTGCACGGGGGCATGAAGATTATCCTAAACCACAGTATTCGGTGATCAGTCACATCAGGGGTCCTGACCTGGTGACCACGGCACCCTCCTCAGTGGAAGGGAGGGCCCATCTTGGAGTGGATGAGGAGGTGGCAGCTTGGGGATttctggggggcggggaagaggacGGGAGGGAAGAGGGCCACAGACACCGGCTCCCAGACTGTAGACAGGTTCAGGGTGGAACCAGGAGGGTCAGATTAGACTTGGGACCCAAGAGCCACGTCCTGCAGGCACCACCCTGTGTTGCCCCTCAGCGGGGGCGGGGGACAAAGTCCTGGGGATTGGCAGTGTGCCTGTACAACTGGGCACTCTGGGTCCTGAGTTCACATGTCTAGTAAAGCTGGGGAAATCCAAGAGCAAAAGGAGTAGGCCTTCTGGCCTGACAGCCTCAGAAAGCCCTGGCCCAGGGCGCTGCTGACAACACAGGATTTCCCTGGGTTTAGAGGTTTGCACTGGACCTTTCAGGAAGTGTactgggagaggggaggtggtggcccCAGCGCTACGGACTGACTGAGATGGGGCTTTCTgcctctgggggtggggatgagcgCCAGAGGCAGCCGCGTCCGGTTCCGCGAGAAAGGCCTCAGAGCCCGGAACTGGTCTCACTGCAGCTCCCTGCCTGAGCCTGTCCCACCAGGCCTGTCTTGGGGCTGCACGGCTCTGGCTCTGGGAGAGGTGGGTTAGGGTCTTTAACCCTGTGGAATCAAGAACTGGGGCCCAGGCTGCTTCCTGCTTGGGCTCTTGGGTCTGTGTCTGGGCAGGAAGTGCCATTTCCTCCTGCCATCGAGCACGGGGCCCCCATAAGGAGGGTTGAGGCAGTGACCAGCCCTGCAGGAGCTGTCCTGGCACGGGCATGTGGCCCAGCCCAGCCGGCGATAAGCTGCCAGCTGAGCACACTGTGCTGGAAGCAATGGCAAGAGGGGCAGGCCGCCTTAGGTGTGGCCAGTAGAGGCTCCAGGAGAGCAGTCCCGCGTCCCCACTGTGTGGCACCTGACCGCTTTTGTGACCCACGTGGGCCAGGTAAGAGGGTGTCTGGAGCTTAGGTTGCCCACCCGCCCTTTCCTCAtcctggggttggggaggggcgtCAAGGTTACTGAGTGCCCTGGGGGTGGTGCTTGGAGAGGAGGCAGGACCAtcctcctctccactccccaccaccccaggcCCCGCAGAGGCCTTGCCCGTCCCCGGTCCCCGGGATTGGCTGTTACTCAGGACTCTCCTCCGGGCACTTTTGCACCTTAGGCAGCGAGGGTCCTCTAGTCTCCTCCAGTCTACCCTCGCTTCGCCCTTTCCACCCTTGGACCGCTGATCCTGCCTGTTCCTGCAGCCCACAGCAtcaactcccccctcccccccccagcactACCGGAGGGCAGCAGGGCCCCTCCCATCCCCTACCTGGATGTCTTGCCTGCCGCACAGGCCTCAAACCTCCAGCGAGGCTCCCCTTCTTCAGGGTTGGGCATTTCCTGAGGAGCCGGTGCTCTAGACCCCAAGACGGGCCTACTCTCCCGTCCCtactctccctcccactgccccaaaTCCGGGGGAACTTGGGCACTTTGGGGACTCCGGTTCCTCACCCACAGTGAACCCTGGCCGTTCCACATTAGTATGAAACTGGTCACAGAAGCAGCGGCCACCACCCAGGGAAAAAGCATTCCTGCTGCCTTCCTGCCCCCGCCCGCCAGGAGACAAGCAGCGCACACCCTGGCTCCTTTGGGGGAGTTTATTTCCCGGTCAGAAAAGGAGAAGCAGGTTCAGGCTCCTGGGCGTTCTAGGCCCCGTCCTGACAGGGAGGGGGGTGGCACGGGGAaggtaggggaggggaggcacaggGGAGGGCTCCGACTGTGCGCGCTTGGTCCCACGGTTGTCCTGGCTGGGTGTGGGGAGGGCCTGCCGGGGACGGTGGCACCGAGCCTGGGGGCAGAGGTGGCAGGCCAGGGGGCCCAGAGGACGGCACATATGGAGGCAATAAATACTGACGGGCCAGGCACGCGACCCCGGGCCGGCAGGCCCGGGTGGGACACATAAGGCTCGGCCGCTGGCTCTGTCCGGCGAGGGCTGTCTGCTGGGGCCGTGGGCTCCAGCGCCGCCCACCGGGACAAAGAAGGCAGAGGCGTGAGGACACCCGGCCTCCCGGATGGGAACGGAGGCAGCTTCAGTTTTGGCAATTTGGCTTTCCCAGAGCCCCTGGAGCCGTCCCCACAGCCctggccgggggagggggccggcTAGGCCCTGGCGGGCAGGGGAGCAGCAGCACATCCCACACGCTTCCCGGGGCCACGGGGATCGCAGATGGGGCGGGGACCGGGGAGACCACATGCTCATGCAgacacggggggagggggggggggttagagGTTAGTGACGGCCCCCACAGCACACGTTCCACATGTTAAGGCATCATGGTTAGACGGTTACTGACAGCGATGGATGAACTGACCGGGGACAGGTGAAAGCAGGAGGGTGGCCGGCCCCCAAGAGGCCTCCAATcatgcaccccaccccaccccaccccaccccacccccgaagAACAGGATTCAGGGCAACTGCCAAGGCCACGAGGTTCCCTTGGAAAAGCCGGGGCCTCAAGTCGGGTTAGGACAGGTGGGAGGGAACCTGAAGGGGTATGGAAAGGGAGGTGGAGGCCTGAGGTGcaggctccctcccctctctacCCCCCCAGCGCAGGCAGAAGCAGCAAGGCAAGGCcgccgaggaggaggaggccgggggcccgcgggcgggtggggggaggggggcaggcctgTCAGCACTTTGGTAGGGggttgggatggggtgggggcggtgggggtggggcacgtCAGACAGgtccgtccgtccgtctgtcTGAAGGCCCGCCCCCCGGGGCTCAGTCCTTCCAGTCCTTCTTGATGGTGAGGCTCCACTCCCACGACAGGTGGTCGGTCTTGTCATCGTCTGTGAAGCGGGACTTGATGTTGTAGCTGCCTCGAGCCAGCATGCCCTTGGGCGCCTCCTCCATGGGCGTCAGAAACTCGTACTCCTCTGCCCGGGGCCCATAGCTCCCCACCATGTAGTCGGTCTTGTCAACTGCACGTAGGAAACGCACAGGTCACCAGTGCCGCCCGCCTCCACCTGAGGCCGGGGACGCACaccacttccttcctctctccctgctgaTCCCCGCGCCCTGGGCGGCCACCTCCACCTGCCCCTTCCCACGGGCCAGCCAGGTGGCGCTCGCCTCACTCACTCTTGACGCCTTTCCTGTACGTGTGCTGGATGTACTTCATGCCGGacacgatctcccggttcaccTGCAGGGACACAACCCAAAGACGGCTCGGTGGGGCTCTCCAGGCCCAACTCCTcccagcaccccccgccccccagcgtCTGCCTTACTCGGAAAGAAATTTTTATCCGGTACTCCACGCCCTCCTTCAGCACAAAGGACTGCTTCTTGAAGCTCTCCAGATCACCTGTGCCGAGGAAGAAGCTTGTACTGAAAGGCTCGGCTACAGGAAGCTGCTCTGACCTCAGCATGTCCCCCGTCTGCAGCTGCAGGGCACCCCTTCCGCTCCCACCCTGACCCAGGCGGCCCCAGGTAGCCCCACCCAGGACCCAGGCCTCTCCAAAGTCAGAGTCCACAAACACTTCCTGGCTGCACTTCTCCGGCCCCCCACAAGAGGGCACCAGCATTCCAAAAGACTACTTTCAGCAGAGCCGGCAAGGTGCTGGGCGGCCTGGGCCGCAGAGGACCCCCGGATGCCACTCACCTGTCAGGTCCAGCTCCAGGGGGCCAGGGGCTGTGCTACACACCAGGGTCAGGCGGGTCACGACAACATTGGGGACGTTGGGGTCTGCGGAGTGAGAGCAGGTTAAAGCTCTACCCCGCTAGTGACTCGCAGGATGGGGGAGGCAGCAGAAACCCCAAAGTGACAGGTGTCCCTCTCAGCACTGCCTCAGCCCACTTACCAGCAGACACAGCTACACGGCCCAACAGGGCCTCCTTGTACTTGCGCAGACTCTCGTCATCCTTGTCC
This region includes:
- the ARHGDIA gene encoding rho GDP-dissociation inhibitor 1, which gives rise to MAEQEPTAEQLAQIAAENEEDEHSVNYKPPAQKSIQEIQELDKDDESLRKYKEALLGRVAVSADPNVPNVVVTRLTLVCSTAPGPLELDLTGDLESFKKQSFVLKEGVEYRIKISFRVNREIVSGMKYIQHTYRKGVKIDKTDYMVGSYGPRAEEYEFLTPMEEAPKGMLARGSYNIKSRFTDDDKTDHLSWEWSLTIKKDWKD